A window from Numida meleagris isolate 19003 breed g44 Domestic line unplaced genomic scaffold, NumMel1.0 unplaced_Scaffold261, whole genome shotgun sequence encodes these proteins:
- the LOC110391003 gene encoding natterin-4-like isoform X3 yields the protein MLTCKLCLTAALLFLAHNGADGAPGTPMGRKLLQHPASSSSAFQRVQGKELPSWLSWEPFGGELPADAVSNWNAYSQTMEYVCLPKFLFCSTGSYVPSRGPFCSFPFGGYEEKSSEFKVLVNRGKLEALRWVDDSFGDVPENAIKACELADIYVGRNRYGLGKVSQEQRALFVVVDGKEVWYKWYQVLTVKRGPADITISGVLYNASAAVEHSEDVTVTETTVKNEGCQGTRRDVTLEEATEVEHDWELDREIFSTVHGVLEAGLLAFNGTSWEATSVTNITWLGKASAGEYIEHTHKVELEMQPRTACTVAMVGRRLDARIPFTAWLTRDFGDGQPHEVAVTGVARTQQVVGVRVGTERCWPLPGSRRC from the exons ATGCTGACGTGCAAG ctctgcctcacTGCTGCCCTCCTCTTCCTTGCCCACAATGGGGCTGATGGAGCTCCTGGAACGCCAATGGGACGGAAGCTTCTCCAACACCCTG CCTCCAGCTCGAGTGCTTTTCAGAGGGTGCAAGGCAAGGAGCTGCCTTCCTGGCTGTCGTGGGAGCCTTTTGGTGGTGAATTACCAGCTGACGCTGTGTCCAACTGGAACGCCTACAGCCAGACGATGGAGTATGTGTGCTTACCGaagtttctgttctgcagcactggTTCCTACGTTCCCAGCCGGGGCccattttgctcttttccattTGGAGGATATGAGGAGAAATCCTCCGAATTCAAGGTGTTGGTCAACAGAGGAAAGCTGGAGGCGCTGCGATGGGTGGATGACTCGTTCGGCGATGTACCTGAGAATGCCATAAAGGCTTGTGAGTTGGCTGACATCTACGTGGGGAGGAACCGATACGGCCTGGGGAAGGtctcccaggagcagagggctTTATTTGTGGTGGTGGATGGCAAGGAGGTGTGGTACAAGTGGTATCAAGTCTTGACCGTGAAGAGGGGCCCAGCAGACATCACCATCTCAGGTGTCCTCTACAACGCGAGCGCGGCTGTGGAGCACAGCGAGGACGTCACCGTAACGGAGACCACCGTGAAAAACGAAGGCTGCCAAGGGACACGGCGAGATGTCACCTTGGAAGAGGCCACCGAGGTGGAGCACGACTGGGAGCTGGACCGGGAGATCTTCAGCACCGTCCATGGGGTGCTGGAAGCCGGCCTCTTGGCCTTCAACGGGACGAGCTGGGAGGCCACCAGCGTCACCAACATCACCTGGCTGGGAAAAGCCAGCGCTGGTGAGTACATCGAACACACCCACAAGGTTGAGCTGGAGATGCAACCCCGTACGGCGTGCACGGTAGCCATGGTGGGACGTCGGCTGGACGCCCGCATCCCATTCACCGCGTGGCTCACCCGGGATTTCGGCGATGGCCAACCACACGAGGTGGCGGTGACGGGGGTGGCCCGCACCCAGCAGGTGGTGGGTGTCCGGGTGGGCACTGAGCGGTGCTGGCCCCTTCCTGGTTCAAGACGTTGCTGA
- the LOC110391008 gene encoding uncharacterized protein LOC110391008 isoform X1 has translation MGRSWLAGAAATLLLLGCVEGAGGMEPETCSPLGDFPPPALLPNISSAQEGNLVLARCLVFSRAPVTHIFFCKNGVVLENLPVGRKQFTATLAIQLSAESSGTYSCGYRRQSNLGYIKISSLSIPWLLTIGGRKGELRNSTTTTISELPAEGLGISLSLALVVISLLVLALSIHLFLQIGKRVQLASLKHCIRPPVEKPNISLRKSPPKSLASG, from the exons ATGGGGAGGAGCTGGCTGGCCGGGGCTGCAGCAACCCTGCTCCTGTTGGGCTGCGTTGAAG GTGCTGGTGGGATGGAGCCGGAGACCTGCAGCCCCCTAG GTGACTTTCCCCCACCAGCGCTCCTACCAAACATCTCCTCGGCTCAGGAAGGCAACTTGGTTCTTGCCCGCTGCCTGGTTTTCTCCCGTGCTCCTGTCACCCACATCTTCTTCTGCAAGAACGGGGTGGTGCTGGAGAACCTCCCGGTGGGACGCAAGCAGTTCACCGCTACACTTGCCATCCAgctttctgcagagagcagcggCACCTACTCCTGTGGGTACCGACGGCAGAGCAACCTCGGGTACATCAAGATCTCAAGTCTGAGCATCCCCTGGCTCCTGACCATCGGAG GTAGGAAGGGTGAGCTGAGGaacagcaccaccaccaccatctcaGAGCTGCCAGCTGAAG GGCTGGGAATCTCACTCAGCTTGGCTCTCGTGGTCATCTCCCTCCTGGTTCTGGCTTTGAGCATCCACCTCTTCCTGCAGATAG GAAAGCGAGTCCAGCTGGCCAGCTTGAAGCATTGCATCCGTCCCCCAGTGGAAAAACCCAACATTTCACTAAGAAAGAGTCCTCCAAAATCTCTTGCATCTGGATGA
- the LOC110391008 gene encoding uncharacterized protein LOC110391008 isoform X2, producing MRGAGGMEPETCSPLGDFPPPALLPNISSAQEGNLVLARCLVFSRAPVTHIFFCKNGVVLENLPVGRKQFTATLAIQLSAESSGTYSCGYRRQSNLGYIKISSLSIPWLLTIGGRKGELRNSTTTTISELPAEGLGISLSLALVVISLLVLALSIHLFLQIGKRVQLASLKHCIRPPVEKPNISLRKSPPKSLASG from the exons ATGAGAG GTGCTGGTGGGATGGAGCCGGAGACCTGCAGCCCCCTAG GTGACTTTCCCCCACCAGCGCTCCTACCAAACATCTCCTCGGCTCAGGAAGGCAACTTGGTTCTTGCCCGCTGCCTGGTTTTCTCCCGTGCTCCTGTCACCCACATCTTCTTCTGCAAGAACGGGGTGGTGCTGGAGAACCTCCCGGTGGGACGCAAGCAGTTCACCGCTACACTTGCCATCCAgctttctgcagagagcagcggCACCTACTCCTGTGGGTACCGACGGCAGAGCAACCTCGGGTACATCAAGATCTCAAGTCTGAGCATCCCCTGGCTCCTGACCATCGGAG GTAGGAAGGGTGAGCTGAGGaacagcaccaccaccaccatctcaGAGCTGCCAGCTGAAG GGCTGGGAATCTCACTCAGCTTGGCTCTCGTGGTCATCTCCCTCCTGGTTCTGGCTTTGAGCATCCACCTCTTCCTGCAGATAG GAAAGCGAGTCCAGCTGGCCAGCTTGAAGCATTGCATCCGTCCCCCAGTGGAAAAACCCAACATTTCACTAAGAAAGAGTCCTCCAAAATCTCTTGCATCTGGATGA
- the LOC110391003 gene encoding natterin-3-like isoform X2, whose amino-acid sequence MGLMELLERQWDGSFSNTLWEILHTVAPEAVKGWRPLEYLFPFGQFFPAASSSSAFQRVQGKELPSWLSWEPFGGELPADAVSNWNAYSQTMEYVCLPKFLFCSTGSYVPSRGPFCSFPFGGYEEKSSEFKVLVNRGKLEALRWVDDSFGDVPENAIKACELADIYVGRNRYGLGKVSQEQRALFVVVDGKEVWYKWYQVLTVKRGPADITISGVLYNASAAVEHSEDVTVTETTVKNEGCQGTRRDVTLEEATEVEHDWELDREIFSTVHGVLEAGLLAFNGTSWEATSVTNITWLGKASAGEYIEHTHKVELEMQPRTACTVAMVGRRLDARIPFTAWLTRDFGDGQPHEVAVTGVARTQQVVGVRVGTERCWPLPGSRRC is encoded by the exons ATGGGGCTGATGGAGCTCCTGGAACGCCAATGGGACGGAAGCTTCTCCAACACCCTG TGGGAAATCTTGCACACCGTTGCTCCAGAAGCTGTGAAGGGATGGAGGCCTCTCGAATACCTCTTCCCATTTGGCCAATTTTTCCCCGCAGCCTCCAGCTCGAGTGCTTTTCAGAGGGTGCAAGGCAAGGAGCTGCCTTCCTGGCTGTCGTGGGAGCCTTTTGGTGGTGAATTACCAGCTGACGCTGTGTCCAACTGGAACGCCTACAGCCAGACGATGGAGTATGTGTGCTTACCGaagtttctgttctgcagcactggTTCCTACGTTCCCAGCCGGGGCccattttgctcttttccattTGGAGGATATGAGGAGAAATCCTCCGAATTCAAGGTGTTGGTCAACAGAGGAAAGCTGGAGGCGCTGCGATGGGTGGATGACTCGTTCGGCGATGTACCTGAGAATGCCATAAAGGCTTGTGAGTTGGCTGACATCTACGTGGGGAGGAACCGATACGGCCTGGGGAAGGtctcccaggagcagagggctTTATTTGTGGTGGTGGATGGCAAGGAGGTGTGGTACAAGTGGTATCAAGTCTTGACCGTGAAGAGGGGCCCAGCAGACATCACCATCTCAGGTGTCCTCTACAACGCGAGCGCGGCTGTGGAGCACAGCGAGGACGTCACCGTAACGGAGACCACCGTGAAAAACGAAGGCTGCCAAGGGACACGGCGAGATGTCACCTTGGAAGAGGCCACCGAGGTGGAGCACGACTGGGAGCTGGACCGGGAGATCTTCAGCACCGTCCATGGGGTGCTGGAAGCCGGCCTCTTGGCCTTCAACGGGACGAGCTGGGAGGCCACCAGCGTCACCAACATCACCTGGCTGGGAAAAGCCAGCGCTGGTGAGTACATCGAACACACCCACAAGGTTGAGCTGGAGATGCAACCCCGTACGGCGTGCACGGTAGCCATGGTGGGACGTCGGCTGGACGCCCGCATCCCATTCACCGCGTGGCTCACCCGGGATTTCGGCGATGGCCAACCACACGAGGTGGCGGTGACGGGGGTGGCCCGCACCCAGCAGGTGGTGGGTGTCCGGGTGGGCACTGAGCGGTGCTGGCCCCTTCCTGGTTCAAGACGTTGCTGA
- the LOC110391003 gene encoding natterin-3-like isoform X1: MGREDFIPKNGWKKVMLGYDGDLVGDTCPGLPHSSASLLPSSSLPTMGLMELLERQWDGSFSNTLWEILHTVAPEAVKGWRPLEYLFPFGQFFPAASSSSAFQRVQGKELPSWLSWEPFGGELPADAVSNWNAYSQTMEYVCLPKFLFCSTGSYVPSRGPFCSFPFGGYEEKSSEFKVLVNRGKLEALRWVDDSFGDVPENAIKACELADIYVGRNRYGLGKVSQEQRALFVVVDGKEVWYKWYQVLTVKRGPADITISGVLYNASAAVEHSEDVTVTETTVKNEGCQGTRRDVTLEEATEVEHDWELDREIFSTVHGVLEAGLLAFNGTSWEATSVTNITWLGKASAGEYIEHTHKVELEMQPRTACTVAMVGRRLDARIPFTAWLTRDFGDGQPHEVAVTGVARTQQVVGVRVGTERCWPLPGSRRC; the protein is encoded by the exons ATGGGCAGGGAGGATTTTATCCCCAAAAATGGGTGGAAAAAGGTCATGTTGGGATATGACGGTGACCTGGTGGGTGACACCTGCCCTGGTcttccccacagctctgcctcacTGCTGCCCTCCTCTTCCTTGCCCACAATGGGGCTGATGGAGCTCCTGGAACGCCAATGGGACGGAAGCTTCTCCAACACCCTG TGGGAAATCTTGCACACCGTTGCTCCAGAAGCTGTGAAGGGATGGAGGCCTCTCGAATACCTCTTCCCATTTGGCCAATTTTTCCCCGCAGCCTCCAGCTCGAGTGCTTTTCAGAGGGTGCAAGGCAAGGAGCTGCCTTCCTGGCTGTCGTGGGAGCCTTTTGGTGGTGAATTACCAGCTGACGCTGTGTCCAACTGGAACGCCTACAGCCAGACGATGGAGTATGTGTGCTTACCGaagtttctgttctgcagcactggTTCCTACGTTCCCAGCCGGGGCccattttgctcttttccattTGGAGGATATGAGGAGAAATCCTCCGAATTCAAGGTGTTGGTCAACAGAGGAAAGCTGGAGGCGCTGCGATGGGTGGATGACTCGTTCGGCGATGTACCTGAGAATGCCATAAAGGCTTGTGAGTTGGCTGACATCTACGTGGGGAGGAACCGATACGGCCTGGGGAAGGtctcccaggagcagagggctTTATTTGTGGTGGTGGATGGCAAGGAGGTGTGGTACAAGTGGTATCAAGTCTTGACCGTGAAGAGGGGCCCAGCAGACATCACCATCTCAGGTGTCCTCTACAACGCGAGCGCGGCTGTGGAGCACAGCGAGGACGTCACCGTAACGGAGACCACCGTGAAAAACGAAGGCTGCCAAGGGACACGGCGAGATGTCACCTTGGAAGAGGCCACCGAGGTGGAGCACGACTGGGAGCTGGACCGGGAGATCTTCAGCACCGTCCATGGGGTGCTGGAAGCCGGCCTCTTGGCCTTCAACGGGACGAGCTGGGAGGCCACCAGCGTCACCAACATCACCTGGCTGGGAAAAGCCAGCGCTGGTGAGTACATCGAACACACCCACAAGGTTGAGCTGGAGATGCAACCCCGTACGGCGTGCACGGTAGCCATGGTGGGACGTCGGCTGGACGCCCGCATCCCATTCACCGCGTGGCTCACCCGGGATTTCGGCGATGGCCAACCACACGAGGTGGCGGTGACGGGGGTGGCCCGCACCCAGCAGGTGGTGGGTGTCCGGGTGGGCACTGAGCGGTGCTGGCCCCTTCCTGGTTCAAGACGTTGCTGA
- the LOC110391008 gene encoding uncharacterized protein LOC110391008 isoform X3, producing MEPETCSPLGDFPPPALLPNISSAQEGNLVLARCLVFSRAPVTHIFFCKNGVVLENLPVGRKQFTATLAIQLSAESSGTYSCGYRRQSNLGYIKISSLSIPWLLTIGGRKGELRNSTTTTISELPAEGLGISLSLALVVISLLVLALSIHLFLQIGKRVQLASLKHCIRPPVEKPNISLRKSPPKSLASG from the exons ATGGAGCCGGAGACCTGCAGCCCCCTAG GTGACTTTCCCCCACCAGCGCTCCTACCAAACATCTCCTCGGCTCAGGAAGGCAACTTGGTTCTTGCCCGCTGCCTGGTTTTCTCCCGTGCTCCTGTCACCCACATCTTCTTCTGCAAGAACGGGGTGGTGCTGGAGAACCTCCCGGTGGGACGCAAGCAGTTCACCGCTACACTTGCCATCCAgctttctgcagagagcagcggCACCTACTCCTGTGGGTACCGACGGCAGAGCAACCTCGGGTACATCAAGATCTCAAGTCTGAGCATCCCCTGGCTCCTGACCATCGGAG GTAGGAAGGGTGAGCTGAGGaacagcaccaccaccaccatctcaGAGCTGCCAGCTGAAG GGCTGGGAATCTCACTCAGCTTGGCTCTCGTGGTCATCTCCCTCCTGGTTCTGGCTTTGAGCATCCACCTCTTCCTGCAGATAG GAAAGCGAGTCCAGCTGGCCAGCTTGAAGCATTGCATCCGTCCCCCAGTGGAAAAACCCAACATTTCACTAAGAAAGAGTCCTCCAAAATCTCTTGCATCTGGATGA
- the PPP1R15A gene encoding protein phosphatase 1 regulatory subunit 15A: MAPPCTPLMAAEDPLRPPLLHALFYRPEPDEDDDDEQGWDGDSPGTPPTDGDPPKIEESPKAEEPVSSEDRGTKKVRFNLQVQVFLLQPPPDPDARRGPWETMARDRLRFARRRALLRPVLDPVLQPAHRERVWERLQRGESLRDPPRTPLLEEPPQEPPG, from the exons ATGGCACCCCCCTGTACCCCTCTGATGGCGGCTGAGGATCCCCTGCGTCCCCCCTTGCTCCATGCCCTTTTCTACCGCCCGGAGCCTGACGAGGACGACGATGACGAGCAGGGGTGGGACGGGGACAGCCCCGGCACCCCCCCAACGGATGGGGACCCTCCCAAAATTGAGGAATCCCCGAAGGCTGAAGAACCCGTGAGCAGCGAGGACCGCGGCACCAAGAAA GTACGGTTCAATCTTCAGGTCcaggtgttcctgctccagccccctCCAGACCCTGATGCCCGCCGAGGTCCTTGGGAGACCATGGCCCGCGACCGCCTGCGCTTTGCCCGCCGCCGGGCCCTGCTGCGCCCCGTCCTCGACCCCGTCCTGCAGCCTGCCCACCGGGAGCGTGTTTGGGAACGGCTGCAGCGAGGGGAGAGCCTCCGGGACCCCCCGAGGACCCCGCTGCTGGAGGAACCCCCCCAGGAACCCCCAGGCTGA
- the LOC110391009 gene encoding uncharacterized protein LOC110391009 yields the protein MASRSVEIQLTNNTRDVTLRSPRTYCYSGYSSVPPSPIIPPGAMECCTFTNSPHLFRGSVGVLVYEAEAFTLAILFSNPYNYKFFNMEFAVEISPEKAHLGLLEDIYKRMYRGLPSNPSNRGMIQLVKLRAAQETMQVSAGGTQVMATMSSAAKSIIKVVVENEDCPPPYLEKVPPLFFMQHDPKKGRRYQKKQGKNDPCFL from the exons ATGGCCTCGCGGAGCGTGGAGATCCAGCTCACCAACAACACGAGGGATGTGACCCTGCGCTCCCCCAG GACCTACTGCTACAGCGGCTACAGCTccgtgccccccagccccatcatCCCACCAGGAGCCATGGAATGCTGCACCTTCACCAACTCCCCGCACCTTTTCCGGGGCAGCGTGGGCGTCCTGGTGTACGAGGCAGAGGCCTTCACCCTGGCCATCCTCTTCTCCAACCCTTACAACTACAAGTTTTTCAACATGGAGTTTGCTGTGGAGATCTCCCCGGAAAAAGCCCACCTTGGCTTACTGGAGGATATCTATAAGAGGATGTACAGAGGTTTACCCTCAAATCCCAGCAACAGGGGCATGATCCAGCTTGTCAAGCTCCGTGCAGCCCAGGAGACCATGCAGGTCTCTGCTGGTGGCACACAGGTCATGGCCACCATGTCCAGTGCTGCAAAATCAATCATTAAAGTAGTTGTGGAGAACGAAGACTGTCCTCCCCCGTATTTAGAGAAAGTACCACCCCTTTTCTTTATGCAACATGACccaaagaaagggagaagataccagaagaagcaaggaaaaaatgatcCTTGCTTCCTGTAG